From the genome of Hymenobacter sp. PAMC 26628, one region includes:
- a CDS encoding DUF885 domain-containing protein, translated as MRKLLLQTLAAGALLAACPPSPTLAQKAKPASNRAPTTAAPPAASAPLGALFEAYWEDQARLFPLAATAQGDNRYNDQLPNDRTRAFRQQQRQSYGQYLAALHRMDRTRLSADDRVSYDIFDYLLTDQLETLQQNRWLMPFAQYYSLPTTLPLLGAGTGAQPFKTVPDYDHWLGRVHGFPGWADSAIANFRQGVKAGVVLPKALVEKIIPQLEALVVADPTKSLFYGPITTLPASFSEADKARLTTAYQQAIRTELTPTYQKLAQFLKTEYLPKARATAGLNALPSGAQAYRYLVRSHTTTEKTPDEIYQTGLREVQRIQAEIGAVKIQVGFPGDLPAFFAYMKNEPKFRPFKTQQDVLAAYEAVHQRMAPSLSKLFGRTPKTPFEVRPVEAFRAASASADYFPGAPDGSRPGIFYVPILDATQYNTVAAPALESLFLHEAIPGHHYQFSLQLENTALPQFRRTPSYGAFGEGWGLYCETLGKELGLYTDPYQYAGALGGELHRALRLVVDVGLHTGRLTREQAIQYLMGNELISEQGATAEVERYMAWPGQALSYKIGQLKITELRARYEKQLGPKFNLRAFHDEILAGGAMPLAVLEKKMDAWAARQR; from the coding sequence ATGAGAAAACTGCTACTGCAAACGCTAGCAGCCGGGGCCCTATTGGCCGCTTGTCCGCCCTCCCCCACGCTGGCGCAAAAAGCCAAACCGGCCTCAAACAGGGCCCCCACCACTGCCGCGCCGCCCGCCGCGTCGGCGCCGCTGGGGGCCCTGTTTGAGGCGTATTGGGAAGATCAGGCCCGGCTGTTTCCGCTGGCGGCCACGGCGCAGGGCGACAACCGCTACAACGACCAACTGCCCAACGACCGGACCCGCGCCTTTCGCCAGCAGCAAAGGCAGTCGTACGGCCAATACCTGGCGGCACTACACCGGATGGACCGGACCCGGCTTTCGGCCGACGACCGGGTGAGCTACGACATCTTTGACTACTTGCTGACGGACCAGCTGGAGACGCTGCAGCAGAACCGGTGGCTGATGCCCTTCGCTCAGTACTACAGCCTGCCCACAACCCTGCCCCTGCTGGGTGCGGGCACGGGCGCGCAGCCCTTCAAAACGGTGCCGGACTACGACCACTGGCTGGGCCGGGTGCACGGCTTCCCGGGCTGGGCCGATTCGGCCATTGCCAACTTTCGGCAGGGCGTGAAGGCCGGCGTAGTGCTGCCCAAGGCGTTGGTCGAGAAAATCATTCCACAACTGGAAGCCTTGGTCGTAGCCGACCCGACCAAGAGCCTGTTCTACGGGCCCATCACCACGCTTCCCGCCAGCTTTTCGGAAGCCGATAAAGCCCGCCTGACGACCGCCTACCAGCAGGCCATCCGCACCGAACTGACGCCTACTTACCAGAAGCTGGCGCAGTTTCTGAAAACGGAGTACCTGCCGAAGGCCCGCGCCACGGCCGGCCTGAATGCCCTGCCCAGCGGGGCGCAGGCGTACCGCTACCTCGTCCGCTCCCATACCACGACCGAGAAAACGCCGGACGAAATCTACCAGACCGGCCTGCGCGAAGTCCAGCGCATCCAGGCGGAGATAGGCGCCGTCAAAATCCAAGTGGGCTTTCCCGGCGACCTGCCCGCCTTCTTCGCTTACATGAAGAACGAGCCGAAGTTTCGGCCCTTCAAAACGCAGCAGGACGTGCTGGCCGCCTACGAAGCGGTTCACCAGCGCATGGCTCCTAGCCTAAGCAAGCTGTTTGGCCGCACGCCTAAAACGCCGTTTGAAGTGCGCCCGGTGGAGGCCTTCCGCGCTGCATCGGCCAGCGCCGATTATTTCCCCGGCGCGCCCGATGGCTCGCGCCCTGGTATCTTCTACGTGCCCATTCTCGACGCCACGCAGTACAACACCGTGGCCGCCCCGGCGCTGGAGTCGCTGTTTCTGCACGAGGCCATCCCGGGGCATCACTACCAGTTTTCGCTCCAACTAGAAAACACCGCCTTACCGCAGTTCCGCCGCACGCCGTCGTACGGCGCCTTTGGCGAGGGCTGGGGGCTGTACTGCGAAACCTTGGGCAAGGAACTGGGGCTCTACACCGACCCGTACCAGTACGCCGGCGCGTTGGGCGGCGAACTGCACCGGGCCCTGCGGCTGGTAGTCGATGTGGGCCTGCACACGGGCAGACTGACGCGCGAGCAGGCCATTCAGTACCTGATGGGCAACGAGCTCATCAGCGAACAGGGGGCCACGGCCGAAGTGGAGCGCTACATGGCGTGGCCCGGCCAAGCTCTTAGCTACAAGATAGGGCAGCTGAAGATTACGGAGTTGCGCGCCCGCTACGAAAAGCAGCTGGGGCCCAAATTCAACCTGCGCGCTTTTCATGACGAAATCCTGGCCGGCGGGGCCATGCCGCTGGCCGTGCTGGAAAAAAAGATGGACGCCTGGGCCGCCCGCCAGCGCTAA
- a CDS encoding serine hydrolase domain-containing protein has product MSLLLWALALLTAGPALAQTAPIPTAPLDLAAVDAVVARTLKAFDVPGIAVAVVKDGQVVMAKGYGVRSLATKAPVNANTLFGIGSNTKAFTTAALGLLVDEGKLRWDDKVTDYIPEFKMYDPYVTAEFTVRDLLCHRSGMGRGAGDLMRYPDSTNFTINDLIHNLRYFRPVTSFRSQYAYDNSLYLVAGEVVARVAKQPWTTFVETRLLQPLGMRRSATSFSRLSDQTNVADAHAQVDGRVQVVRRYLGSTADRPCSAPAASTAV; this is encoded by the coding sequence TTGTCTTTACTCCTTTGGGCCCTGGCCTTACTGACCGCCGGGCCGGCCCTGGCCCAAACTGCCCCTATCCCCACCGCGCCCCTCGACTTGGCCGCTGTGGACGCCGTAGTGGCCCGCACCCTCAAAGCCTTCGACGTGCCCGGCATCGCCGTGGCCGTAGTGAAAGATGGGCAGGTGGTGATGGCCAAAGGCTACGGTGTGCGCTCACTGGCCACCAAAGCGCCGGTCAATGCTAATACGCTGTTCGGCATTGGCTCGAATACCAAAGCCTTTACCACAGCCGCGCTGGGCTTGCTGGTGGACGAAGGCAAGCTGCGCTGGGACGACAAGGTGACGGACTACATTCCCGAGTTCAAGATGTACGATCCCTACGTGACGGCCGAGTTCACGGTGCGCGACCTATTGTGCCACCGCAGCGGAATGGGCCGGGGCGCCGGTGATTTGATGCGGTATCCGGATTCAACCAATTTCACCATCAACGACCTGATTCACAACCTGCGCTACTTCCGGCCGGTCACGTCGTTTCGCAGCCAGTACGCCTACGACAACAGCCTGTACCTGGTGGCCGGCGAAGTGGTGGCGCGGGTGGCGAAACAGCCCTGGACCACATTTGTGGAAACCCGCTTGCTACAGCCCTTGGGCATGCGGCGCAGTGCCACCAGCTTTTCCCGCCTGTCGGACCAGACTAATGTCGCGGACGCGCATGCCCAAGTGGACGGCCGGGTGCAGGTGGTACGCCGATATCTGGGCTCGACGGCCGACCGGCCATGTTCAGCGCCGGCGGCATCTACAGCAGTGTAG
- a CDS encoding DUF3471 domain-containing protein — MVTKVTLLPELHLGIIVLANQENGAGCTAITNFVEDYYLGVSGLDRVQEAVDDMKTWANGADQATVAAFKQVAAAQKAAPEKPDYTAYVGRYQDAWLGDVRVFAQDNQLWFKSQRSPRLVGQLLPYRGDTYVLRWRDRTFTLHPDVYAAFTLDAQGQAASLKLTPISKLLDFSYDFQDLDLQRVE; from the coding sequence ATGGTGACCAAAGTCACTCTGCTGCCGGAGCTGCACCTGGGTATCATCGTGCTTGCCAACCAAGAAAACGGCGCTGGCTGCACGGCCATTACCAATTTTGTCGAAGACTATTACCTGGGCGTGAGCGGCCTCGACCGCGTGCAAGAAGCCGTGGACGACATGAAAACCTGGGCCAACGGTGCCGACCAAGCCACCGTTGCTGCTTTCAAGCAGGTGGCCGCCGCCCAAAAGGCCGCGCCCGAAAAGCCGGATTACACGGCTTACGTCGGCCGCTACCAAGATGCCTGGCTCGGCGACGTGCGGGTCTTCGCTCAAGACAACCAGCTCTGGTTCAAATCTCAACGCTCCCCCCGCTTGGTGGGCCAGCTGCTACCCTACCGCGGCGATACCTACGTGTTGCGCTGGCGTGACCGCACCTTTACCCTCCATCCCGACGTGTACGCCGCTTTCACGCTCGATGCGCAAGGCCAGGCCGCCAGCCTCAAACTGACGCCCATTTCGAAGCTTCTTGACTTTAGCTACGACTTCCAGGACCTGGACTTGCAGCGCGTAGAGTAG
- a CDS encoding S9 family peptidase gives MVRADSIPAPSASATARAQNEVASPDGRRVAFLRDYNLWVRDTKTKAETALTTDGIKDYGYATDNSGYATTDKPVLLWSPDSRKIATFRQDQRQVSDMYLVTTNVGHPTLKAWKYPLPGDKEVIAIERVILEVDQPKVIKLELAPDPRLSSGCLNLSCEGRGMGDVDWSPDATQLAFVSSSRDRKQVNFRVADAATGRVREVFSETVATFFESGREAMNWHYLPKTNEVIWCSPRDNWRHFYLYDATTGKLKRQITKGSWAVRELVRVDEKARQLYFLAGGREPGNPYFTYLYRIGMDGQHLTLLTPEAGHHLVTFAPSGRYFIDSYSQHYQPPVSQLRTATGKVVLPLEKTDISRLLATGWKPPTAIITKAQDEQFDLYGLMYTPTNLDPTKKYPVINYIYPGPQTGPLSANTGVGWSFTAARLDHQALAELGFVVVVIEGSCNPFRSKSFQDACYGNIAENTLSDQVTGLRQLAQRYPYLDLNRVGVWGHSGGGYAAAAAMFRYPDFYKVGISESGDHDARGYISGWGELYIGLLAPQADGTSNYTSQANAPFAKNLKGKLLLAHGLLDNNVPPYNTMLVVDALIKANKTFDLVVFPQAPHAYGPDAPYMTRRRWDYFVQHLAGALPPPDYEMKPMTDPRDAGQ, from the coding sequence TTGGTAAGGGCTGACTCCATTCCGGCCCCCAGCGCCAGCGCCACGGCCAGGGCCCAAAACGAAGTCGCCTCGCCCGACGGCCGACGGGTGGCGTTTTTGCGAGATTACAACTTGTGGGTGCGCGATACCAAAACCAAGGCCGAAACTGCCCTGACTACGGACGGCATTAAAGACTACGGCTACGCTACCGATAATTCCGGCTACGCGACCACCGACAAGCCGGTGCTGCTGTGGTCGCCCGATTCGCGCAAAATCGCCACCTTCCGGCAGGACCAGCGCCAGGTAAGCGACATGTACCTGGTGACGACCAACGTGGGCCATCCCACGCTGAAAGCCTGGAAGTATCCCCTACCCGGTGATAAGGAGGTGATTGCCATCGAACGGGTCATCCTGGAGGTGGACCAGCCGAAAGTAATCAAGCTGGAACTGGCGCCCGACCCCCGCCTCAGCTCGGGCTGCTTAAACCTATCCTGTGAAGGAAGGGGCATGGGCGATGTAGACTGGAGCCCAGATGCCACTCAACTAGCCTTTGTATCGAGCTCGCGCGACCGCAAACAGGTGAACTTCCGCGTGGCCGACGCCGCTACTGGCCGCGTGCGGGAAGTCTTTTCCGAAACGGTGGCGACGTTTTTTGAATCGGGCCGCGAAGCCATGAACTGGCACTACCTGCCCAAGACCAACGAAGTCATCTGGTGCTCGCCCCGCGACAACTGGAGGCACTTTTACCTCTACGATGCCACCACCGGCAAACTCAAGCGCCAGATTACCAAAGGGAGCTGGGCGGTAAGGGAACTGGTGCGGGTGGACGAGAAAGCCCGCCAGCTCTACTTTCTGGCGGGGGGCCGGGAGCCGGGCAATCCCTATTTCACTTACCTGTACCGCATTGGGATGGACGGTCAGCACCTCACCCTGCTCACGCCGGAGGCCGGCCACCATTTGGTCACATTCGCGCCCTCCGGCCGTTATTTTATCGATAGCTATTCGCAGCACTACCAGCCGCCCGTGAGCCAGTTGCGCACGGCCACCGGCAAGGTGGTGCTGCCACTGGAAAAAACCGACATCTCGCGGCTCCTCGCCACCGGCTGGAAGCCGCCCACGGCCATTATCACCAAGGCGCAGGACGAGCAATTCGACCTTTATGGCCTGATGTACACGCCCACCAACTTAGACCCGACCAAGAAGTACCCGGTTATCAACTACATCTACCCAGGGCCCCAGACCGGCCCTCTATCGGCAAACACGGGAGTCGGCTGGTCGTTTACGGCGGCGCGGCTCGACCACCAGGCGCTGGCCGAACTGGGCTTTGTGGTGGTGGTGATTGAAGGCAGCTGCAACCCGTTTCGCTCCAAAAGCTTTCAGGACGCCTGCTACGGCAATATCGCCGAAAATACCCTGTCTGACCAAGTGACCGGCCTGCGGCAGCTGGCGCAGCGCTACCCCTATCTCGACCTGAATCGGGTGGGCGTTTGGGGCCATTCCGGCGGCGGGTACGCGGCCGCGGCGGCCATGTTCCGCTACCCCGATTTCTACAAAGTGGGCATCTCCGAATCGGGTGACCATGACGCGCGCGGCTACATAAGTGGCTGGGGCGAGCTCTACATCGGCTTGCTCGCACCGCAGGCCGATGGCACATCTAACTACACCTCGCAGGCCAACGCGCCTTTTGCTAAAAACCTCAAGGGCAAGCTGCTGCTGGCCCATGGCCTGCTGGACAATAACGTGCCGCCCTACAACACGATGCTGGTAGTGGACGCCTTAATCAAAGCGAATAAAACCTTTGACCTGGTCGTGTTTCCGCAGGCGCCGCACGCCTACGGCCCCGATGCGCCCTACATGACGCGCCGCCGCTGGGACTACTTCGTGCAGCACCTGGCCGGGGCCCTACCCCCGCCCGACTATGAAATGAAGCCGATGACTGACCCACGCGACGCGGGGCAGTAA
- a CDS encoding alpha/beta fold hydrolase — MNRKYNQNLANDFIFVSWDQRNCGKSQTDTTVVLTPGLYVEDAHVVTQFLKKQYHRNKIFVVGHSWGSLIGVNLVQKYPQDYAAYIGMGQLVNPGKSEMLARNHVVQQATLRKDTATLAALAKIPFSEAGGYPNGLAGLSQFRMVSDKYLASSEVAELPNPMTLYPDYKALDWMTPVLRTYKLLSSYMDGGKTNLLKQNTFQLPVYLLVGKYDYTTSAELAQQYFTAIKAPKKKMFLFEHSGHQPSWEEPALFRTRLLQIAAANKTN, encoded by the coding sequence ATGAACCGCAAGTACAACCAGAACCTCGCCAACGACTTCATTTTTGTGTCGTGGGACCAGCGCAACTGCGGCAAGTCGCAGACCGACACGACGGTAGTGCTAACGCCGGGGCTGTATGTGGAAGACGCCCATGTGGTGACGCAGTTCCTAAAGAAGCAGTACCACCGGAACAAAATATTCGTCGTTGGCCACAGCTGGGGCAGTCTTATCGGGGTGAACCTCGTGCAGAAGTACCCGCAGGACTACGCGGCCTACATCGGGATGGGGCAGCTGGTGAACCCGGGCAAGTCGGAAATGCTGGCCAGAAACCACGTGGTGCAGCAGGCCACGCTGCGGAAGGACACCGCAACCCTGGCAGCGCTGGCCAAAATCCCATTTTCGGAGGCAGGAGGCTATCCAAACGGCTTGGCTGGCCTGTCGCAATTTCGGATGGTTTCCGATAAGTATCTCGCCAGTAGCGAGGTGGCCGAGCTGCCAAATCCAATGACGCTGTACCCCGATTATAAGGCCCTGGACTGGATGACCCCGGTACTGCGGACGTACAAGCTGCTGAGTAGCTACATGGATGGAGGAAAAACGAATTTGCTGAAGCAGAACACCTTTCAGCTGCCCGTGTACCTCCTCGTGGGTAAGTATGACTACACGACTTCCGCAGAGCTGGCGCAGCAGTATTTCACTGCCATCAAGGCGCCGAAGAAAAAGATGTTCCTGTTTGAGCACAGTGGGCATCAACCGAGTTGGGAAGAGCCCGCGCTTTTTCGCACGCGCCTGCTGCAAATCGCGGCCGCCAACAAAACCAATTAA
- a CDS encoding MGH1-like glycoside hydrolase domain-containing protein, producing the protein MRSIFEVAVAFCGLSLGAAPAGQAQSRTAAGAPAAQPAGGGSWAALAAEAGRMGKPAWRPMLSYVAALHQRATHPAAPPFDYEWEDLGPGYVYGNAFGHWDVVHETIDVLPAYPEHTLHQLLNDIKNQEPTGLLPGSIYMPGGLARHDSVYWNHNTQGHPPLWPVAVRDYVRTTGDSAIVGRFYTPLVRPISWFENNRQAVNGGFFYNDILLKKWESGVDEGIRFDDVAKGALACVDATSHVYQLYRIAGQWAQQLGLDATYYERRAGELRAFIQTKLYVPAEGMFYDSWAVQDATLRNLPFESMWPLVTGAATPEQANRYIDRYLLNPQVFLTEHPIATVGRRNPEFELRMWRGPAWNSMAYWAARACLNYGRKDAARLILEKALDDSAKQFRRTGTIWEFYHPLGGHPETVQRKPNTKYNAPCRDYLGHNPLLAMARLYDSIR; encoded by the coding sequence ATGCGCAGCATTTTTGAAGTAGCCGTGGCTTTTTGCGGGCTAAGCCTGGGGGCCGCGCCCGCGGGGCAGGCCCAGAGCCGGACCGCCGCCGGGGCCCCGGCGGCCCAGCCAGCCGGTGGAGGCAGCTGGGCCGCGCTGGCGGCCGAGGCCGGGCGCATGGGCAAGCCCGCGTGGCGGCCCATGCTGAGCTACGTGGCGGCCCTGCACCAGCGGGCTACCCATCCGGCCGCCCCGCCTTTCGACTACGAGTGGGAGGATTTGGGCCCCGGCTACGTGTACGGCAACGCCTTCGGGCACTGGGACGTGGTGCACGAAACCATCGACGTGCTGCCCGCCTACCCCGAGCACACGCTGCACCAGCTGCTAAACGATATTAAGAACCAAGAGCCTACGGGGTTGCTGCCGGGCTCCATCTACATGCCGGGCGGGCTGGCCCGGCACGACTCGGTGTACTGGAACCATAACACCCAGGGGCACCCGCCGCTGTGGCCCGTGGCCGTGCGGGACTACGTGCGCACGACCGGCGATAGTGCCATCGTCGGCCGCTTCTACACCCCGCTGGTGCGGCCGATTTCCTGGTTTGAAAACAACCGCCAAGCGGTGAACGGCGGCTTTTTCTACAACGATATTTTGCTGAAGAAGTGGGAAAGCGGCGTCGACGAAGGCATTCGGTTCGACGACGTGGCCAAGGGGGCCCTGGCTTGCGTGGACGCCACCAGCCACGTGTACCAGCTTTACCGCATTGCGGGGCAGTGGGCCCAGCAGCTGGGGCTGGACGCCACGTACTACGAGCGGCGCGCGGGCGAGCTGCGGGCCTTCATCCAGACGAAGCTGTACGTACCGGCCGAGGGCATGTTCTACGACAGCTGGGCCGTGCAGGACGCCACCCTGCGCAACCTGCCCTTCGAGAGCATGTGGCCCCTGGTAACCGGCGCGGCCACGCCCGAGCAGGCCAACCGCTACATTGACCGCTACTTGCTGAACCCGCAGGTATTTCTCACCGAGCACCCCATTGCCACCGTGGGCCGCCGCAACCCCGAGTTCGAGCTGCGCATGTGGCGCGGTCCGGCCTGGAACAGCATGGCCTACTGGGCCGCCCGCGCCTGCCTCAACTACGGCCGCAAAGATGCCGCCCGGCTAATTCTGGAAAAAGCGCTGGACGACTCGGCCAAGCAGTTCCGCCGCACGGGCACCATTTGGGAGTTTTACCACCCGCTGGGCGGGCACCCCGAAACCGTGCAGCGCAAGCCCAACACCAAGTACAATGCCCCCTGCCGCGACTACCTGGGCCACAACCCCCTGCTAGCCATGGCCCGCCTCTACGATTCCATCCGCTAG
- a CDS encoding POT-type proton-dependent oligopeptide transporter yields MFRPAAPAAPAAFPKSVPFIIGSEVAERFSYYGMLTILPTFLVAGFFNPTHNAALLPGAEAQANELVHSFAALGYALPVLGALLADWVLGKYRVILYLSILYCGGHALLAAFSDDLASFRLGLLVVAVGMGGIKSSVSANLGDQFTQANASLLPKAYGWFQMSIDVGAALATVITPLLYKHFGPAVAFGVPGLLMATAALTFWLGRRRYVRVPPIGFRAGLRQTLGPGEGRAALRRILTVFAFVPALWMLNEQSSSEWVLQATHLNRELWPGFAPLAEQLQVVGIVFGILLNPLLTYGIYPALGRRGVRLSPLRRMGAGMVIATLAELVIGGVQRSLAAGGHPSAWWQVLAYCVNTTGVIMVAITGLEYAYTHAPKAMKSLTTALWVLTIAAANFGLSLLNGSIARGGWLAGLQGANFYWFFVGLMAVNVTLFALVASRLKEKVYVAAEPAVPLPT; encoded by the coding sequence ATGTTCCGTCCCGCCGCGCCTGCCGCGCCCGCTGCTTTTCCCAAGTCGGTCCCCTTCATCATCGGCAGCGAGGTGGCCGAGCGCTTCAGCTACTACGGGATGCTGACCATCCTGCCCACGTTTCTGGTGGCCGGGTTCTTCAACCCTACGCACAACGCGGCCCTGCTGCCAGGGGCCGAGGCGCAGGCCAACGAGCTGGTGCATTCGTTCGCGGCGCTGGGCTACGCGCTGCCGGTGCTGGGGGCCCTGCTGGCCGACTGGGTGCTGGGCAAGTACCGCGTGATTCTGTATTTGTCGATTTTGTACTGCGGCGGGCACGCGCTGCTGGCCGCATTCAGCGACGATTTGGCCAGCTTCCGGCTGGGGCTGCTGGTGGTGGCCGTGGGCATGGGCGGCATCAAGTCGAGCGTGTCGGCCAACCTGGGCGACCAGTTTACCCAGGCCAACGCCTCCCTCCTACCCAAGGCCTACGGCTGGTTTCAGATGAGCATCGACGTGGGCGCGGCGCTGGCCACCGTGATTACGCCGCTGCTCTACAAGCACTTCGGGCCCGCCGTGGCCTTTGGCGTGCCGGGCTTGCTGATGGCCACGGCCGCCCTCACCTTCTGGCTGGGCCGGCGGCGCTACGTGCGCGTGCCGCCCATCGGCTTTCGGGCCGGGCTGCGCCAGACCCTGGGGCCCGGGGAGGGCCGGGCGGCCCTGCGGCGCATCCTCACTGTGTTTGCCTTTGTGCCGGCGCTGTGGATGCTGAACGAGCAAAGCTCCTCGGAGTGGGTGTTGCAGGCCACGCACCTCAACCGCGAGCTGTGGCCGGGCTTCGCGCCGCTGGCCGAGCAGCTGCAAGTGGTGGGCATCGTGTTCGGTATTTTGCTGAACCCGCTGCTGACGTACGGCATCTACCCCGCGCTGGGCCGGCGCGGGGTGCGGCTCTCGCCGCTGCGGCGCATGGGCGCGGGCATGGTGATTGCGACGCTGGCGGAGCTGGTTATTGGCGGGGTGCAGCGCAGCCTGGCGGCGGGCGGGCATCCTTCGGCATGGTGGCAGGTGCTGGCGTACTGCGTGAACACCACGGGCGTCATCATGGTGGCCATCACGGGGCTGGAATACGCGTACACCCACGCGCCCAAGGCCATGAAAAGCCTCACCACGGCGCTGTGGGTGCTCACCATCGCGGCCGCCAACTTTGGGCTGAGCCTGCTCAACGGCAGCATTGCGCGGGGCGGCTGGCTGGCGGGCTTGCAGGGGGCCAACTTCTACTGGTTTTTCGTGGGCCTGATGGCCGTGAACGTGACGCTGTTTGCGCTAGTAGCTTCGCGGCTGAAGGAAAAAGTGTACGTAGCCGCCGAACCAGCGGTACCGCTGCCTACCTGA